The genomic interval TGCGCCTTCATCGGAGTTGGAGGAACTCGAGTCTCGTTGAAAGTTGGAACTCCTTGAGTCTTCCTTGAAGTCGGAGGAATTTAAGACTTATTAAAAGCAGTGGTCCTCGAGTCTTCTTCAAAGTTGGAGGAGTTTAATTCGCGTGGGTTCGCAGAGTGGTAGGGAAGAAAATGGAACGTTAAGGGTTGTCAGCGTCCTGCAGATGCAGGATGATCGAGAGGGTGGTACGAAAGGTTTCGGGCACAGGATGACAAAACGATTACCGGGTTAATTATAAATGTAAATTAGTCCGTGATCGATTTGGCCGGTGAATCGAAGCTTGTCTCGAATAAAAGACACCGAAATAGAACGACTGCTGTGTGCCGTGGAGACAACGGCTCTTAGTACTCGCGAGCTCTCCGATCGATCGAGGCCTTGTTTTCTGATCGGCTTGTCTgcgaggcgcgcgcgcgcgcactctCGCGCCCTTCCATTCGAGTTCGTCCTTTTCTCGATTATAAACGGAACCCGCGTCTTAATTTCCACGATATCCGTTTGAAACGAGTTCGCTCGGTATCTTCCGTAGATCTCGAGCGTTTATCGCGACGAAACACTCGCGCGTCGGTCGAAATGATCTTGTATCTATGCTAATGCGTGCATTGACATTCGAACAGTCACCCAGTTAGCGGGTCGGAACCGGTTCAAGGATAAAAAAACGTCCGAGAGTCGAGGAACTGAAATTTATCCGCTTCCCGCGCCTCGGGACGATTAACGCATTTCTGTCGATCCGCGGGAGGATCGAGCAGCAAATTGATCCTTGTTTAACGATCTCGCCCGAATTCTCTTCAGgacggagaaggaggaggacgcGCCTCCGATTCCGACGTCGGAGCCGCCGGAATCGCCGACGGAGACGCCGTTCTGCAACCATCAGATCATCAAGGCCCGGCCTCTGACCCTGAAGAAGGCGCCGATCTCCGAGCAGCCGAAGCTCCGCTACGCCAAGTCGAATGTCCACGTGTCGATAAACCGGCGGATCGAGATGCCACCGGCGTTCCTCTTCCCGGAGACCGAGATCCCGGCGGATCTGATGCAAaccgaacaacaacaacaacaacaacaacaacaacaacagcagcagcaacagcccCAACAGCAACCGCAGATCATCGACACGACGGACAACTGTAAGAAGAGCATCGAGGACGTGATCACCAATGAGAAGCTGGAGGAGTCGGACATCATCGACGCACTGAACGTGATCAACATCGAGGACAAGGCGAAGGCGCAGAAGGACCCGGACAGAAGAACGGATTTGGATACGGACAAGGGCAACGAGGTCATGAGGAGGAAGAAGGGGAACCTGAAGTCCAGCACGGGGAAGGCGAACCTCTCGAGGAGGGTGTCCTTCGATCCTCTGGCTCTTCTGTTGGACGCCAGCCTCGAGGGTGAACTGGAGCTGGTGAAGAAGACCGCGAAGGAGGTCGCTAATCCCAGCTCGGCCAACGACGAAGGCATCACTGCGCTTCACAACGCCATTTGCGCCGGTCATCTGGAGATAGTCAAGTTCCTCGTCGAGTTTGGCTGCGACGTCAACGCACAGGACAGCGACGGATGGTAAGACTTGATTGGTTCAGATGTTGATGAATGTAATAGCGAGCTAGGTTTAATTGTGATTTCGTTCCACAGGACGCCCCTCCACTGCGCCGCCAGCTGCAACAACCTGTCGATGGTCAGGTTCTTGGTCGAGCACGGAGCCTGCATCTTCGCCACCACCCTCTCCGACCATGAAACTGCCGCGGAAAAGTGCGAGGAAGACGAGGAGGGTTTCGACGGATGCTCGGAATACTTATACAGTCAGTATTAACACATTATGCACCGGCGACTACTCCGTAATTTTTGAAAGGCTAAACCCGGGgctaaggattttttaaaagatCCTTAAACAGCAACAGCTACTTCAACTCATCCCCAACAACGTAATCTAGTAATTTCGTTTTGGGATTATTATGTAAAAGACTTTTAATCTTCCTTCTGGTACAGCATCATTGTTGAAAAGTTTATTATTAGGCTTCCGataaatacagggtgttcgactacaggtgggagaaaatttaaggggtggttctccatgacaatataagacgaaaacgaAGAGTTAAAAGATTGTAATTTCGGCTCCAGTTTTTAGTTGTTATCATTTTGAAATCTGCccgaaatgcggcaacccgaccaacagaggtgtacgttacGTACGTCATACAGGCGCGCGACtgtcacgtatcaagtgacaggTACTCCgtgtgcctcgcaagaagtcacctgACAAGAATTcgtaaaccgtccgattgggtcattccacacgcattttcggttctagccgagttattggctaaagtgtgtgacgtcaaagcctaaccattagatgcgagcgaggacccccgtgactgtcgcgcgcctttatgacgtaagcaatgtacacctctgttggtccgGTTGCctcattttaggcggatttttaatcgaTAACAACTACAagatgaagccgaaatcgcaatttttttactcttcattttcatcttatattgtcttggacaACCacctcttaaattttctcccacctgtactcgaacaccctgtatagagttaAGTAGACTGTGTATTTTACGTATTTGTGACGGAAAGAgtaggtaaaatacaaaaaacaaaaatgttgatggaagtaaaaatatttcttctacTGTCCGGGATGCATTAAAAACATTCAGAGGTAGAACAAGTTCTAATTTAAATCACCTTCTCGCAAACGATGAaggaaagttttattttgcaatgaaGATCCACAGGGTAATGCTAAGAGATTATCCCGGAGATTGACAATGGTTTGAACTACTCGcagctttatttatcaatattttcaaatatatttttcatgtttaatGAATTACTCAGTAAGATAGATCTCGCGCTCGTTTCTTCGGGTAGGACGGAATTTTAAAGGGGTTTGATTAACAAGAATTGATCGCAGGTGTTCAAGAGAAGCTGGGCATCATGAACAATGGTCAAGTGTACGCCGTGTTCGACTACGAAGCGCAGCACACCGACGAGCTGACCTTGAAGAACGGCGACTCTCTGGTTGTGCTTCGGAAGGGCGACGACAACGAGAGAGAATGGTGGTGGAGCAAGCTGGGCCACAAGGAAGGCTACGTGCCCAGGAATTTGCTCGGCGTAAGTTGCAATCCtctcaaataataaaaaacatcTGACTTAGTAGAATTTTGCTTTGTTCGGTAACCGATACTGTGGATTTTTAATGACAAATATGAGTAGCTGCATTGTACACATTCGCTAGCACTGCCACGCGTGTGTGACGTCTACAACCTCCTCAGGTTTACGGATCACCAaaacgttactttataaaaataacaaaaattcaacccaaatttttaaccattttttattttaataacacaaatccaaagaaataaatttggtgaataattcctcacggatgtatctttagaatcttaataactgtaaattaaaaatattacaacccaccattttgacgggtcccgtaaacccagtgttaaatgAAACTagtcaaatttattttattataatattcgtGCAATCCACGAGTTTCCTTTGCTACATTGTCTTActgtttcataaagaagttgCATATAGAGCCATTTTACCAATGAAGATATAAGCACTGAAATAAATTATGGTAGCGGACGTGTTAAACGAATTGAAGAACATGAAATCATTTAAGGAAGAAAGAAACTTCTGTTTGGCTGTCGAGTCttgcaatttctatttcgcataaagatccgcagtctagtaatcgaCGTGCTGATTGATGATTATAAATCGATCGTCGTTCTGTGTTTCAGTTGTATCCTCGAGTGCAGCCGGCGAAGGTGGACTGAGCCCCGTCAGCACTCGATAATCCGATGATTGATCATTACCACAGTATTCGATTCGCAGCTTTATCTCGTTAAGTATCATAGTTGCATCGTCGTGTCGCATTACCAACGTTCTATCTTATTTAATCGCGTCCCATTGTCATCCGGAACGGGCCGACcgaggaacagagagagagacagaggcgGTCTCTCCTCTCGACGCGTTTGTAGATttcattttgtttgtttttttttttatgttttgtaAGACAAAACTGGTTAACTGCTAATGAGAGCCCGGAGCATGGGGTTATCGTAAGTTATTCTCGTTGAAGCGACGTCAGGGCGTCGACCAATAAAAGTAGTCGCGGTTCACGGCGACGAGGAACAAGATCGAGGAAACAAATTAACAATTAAACCAGGCGAACTATTAATACGCGATCGAGCGGAACACAACGACGCACAGTTAAAAGTACTTCTCCCGTGAATTCGTTGCGCCTCGAAGAGGATCGAGcgtaattaacactaaacctactaaAAACGTCTAACATGTGCTGCCCTATCAAAACGTCGAGCATCTATTCCGATTTTGCGCATATTCGATAACTTCCCGCGAGAGCGTCTTCGcgattgaaataattataacGGAGTTGGTCGTGTTCGACCGCGACCGGTAGTTTTAGTGTCAAGCCTCGCGAGAATCGTTCGTCCTCGTACACCCCGCGCGTTAGTCAGTTCCTTCAACGAAACAGTACaaaagaagaaatcaatttcgaCTATCCCCCACCTCTCGGCAATTCCGCTTTTAGGTCGACGACTCCCCGTAGCTGACGGTCGAAGCGTTTACATTAAATACGGATCACTTGAGCGTGTCGAGCACACGAGCGAACATCACTTGAAAAGTTCCTCCAGGCCGTAGAGCACGAGAAACGAGTCGAACGTACGGGGCCTGCCGTTCAATTAATTCTAAGAGAAGTATTACGGacgaacagtttttatttttaatccgGACGCTTCGCGTGTGCAAGCTTCCGGTTTCCGGAGAACGTGCGTCGATCTTTTTCTCGTTCACGGAAGAACTTTTCGAATGATCCTGCGTGCCTGCGAGGGACTCAGCCGCTCCCCATCTTCATTTCACGCGTACTTAACACTGTTTGATTTGTTTCAACTAAACGGCCCCGTTTAGATGAAGTCAGATTATTGTTGCGGATTATTTGTTACGTTTTCGTTCGTCACCAGCGAAATTTTCCAAATCCGACCGAGCCGACTTCGGATTTCGAAAATGTTCCTAACGATGTAGAATGTGTAATCTTGCCGGCCAGGCGCTTCGGACCCCGAGAGCGAACCAAGAGAGGATGATGCGCGAAATACGGGACCCCTGGGACCGCTCGGGGGCCCCATGACGAATCGAACACGCGACTAGAATTGTATAATTGATTATCACATTGTCCCAAGGGTTTTCACCGTTTCTTGCGCTCCGATGACCGATAGAACACTCTTGCAAATCCATTTCTCCACCACCCTCGGTTTTCAAGAAATTCAATCTTGAAAAAATCTACTTTCCAACTTTGAGAATTATTTGTGGTTCAACCGTAGAAGCTATACGGGTGTTTCTGGCATTAAGCGATTCTACAATCTCCCTCGAGTACAGtcgtatatttttttgtaatatcATAGACGTTTAAATGTATTTAAATAATATCTGAAGCGAACGGGGCACCGTTATAGCACCAATATTCTCAGATAGGCCTACAGTTTTGTTTTTAATACAAAAGGAAAGAATAGTATTATCAAAAAATATACTGTTGCACTTAGGAGTCTATAGAATCGTTCTGTGTAAGAAACGTTTGTCTATTTTTTTTACGTCGAAGCCCAAATAATTCTTAAATTTGAAAGTTTGTGTTTTTCGTCGAAGCAGAATTTCTTGAATATTGAGGTTAGTGGGTAAAATGATTTCAAGATCTATGAAAATGTTCAGTTGGTTGGCAGAAAACAAAACGGGTGTGGGACAGTGTCGTCAGCCAGGCCAGGTTCGAATGACTCACTGTCAGACGGGTTCTGAGCGCATCTTGTTGTACTGTTTAAGAATGTACAGATGAATGAATGCACCCGCGCTCAGAACATTTCTGACACTTACTCGTAAATAAAGAATGTGCCTTTCAGAAGTAATAATGGATATATTATGTAAGAATGCATGATATATTATGACgaataaattgtttttaataGAACAAGAAATCATTACAAAACACCGTTTATTATTGTGAAAGAGTACAGGCGAGCAGCCGACAATTCGGGGTAAGTAGTCGTCCCGGTTACTTCTTAGCAAGAATACTATCGAGGTACATATCAAATTAACGCTAAAATCTCATtataaatatcattaaaaaattaagatagagagagaaagacaaataataaaacaaataaGGCACTAACAATACACGCGTCCGTAATAAATTAGACTTTACTGGGATTACATAGTATGCCTTTCAAGCGACGCATCTTTGTCCgataatgttaattttaacaGTATACAAGATTATAAAAGAAAGGGCTAAGCATAAAAGTGAAATACTCTTACGTCTACGTTAATACCATTTCAAACAAATATCATTAGTGTATTTGACAAAGcggttgtaaaaaaatattcggtaaaaaaaatataatctaACAGTGGAGACTGTTAAAATTAAGGGTCTTCGCACGGCGTGtatcaaaattaaaatatgtatatattaaaaatatatatgtatataatatgtTAAGACTTGTAATACGTATGGCCTCTTGTGTCCTTAATAGTAACGATATAAAAGAATACTCAAGTGtcatctgtttttcttttttctttagtAGAAAATGCTTAAGTTTCATTGTTCTTCGCCTCGCTTATTAGCTGCAGACAAACCTTTATATCCTCACAATCGGCAAGCATCGTGTCAAGTCTGAAAAATAGTTAATTTAGACCTCGTTCCAGACAAATTATCATGTTCTAGTAATACCTATCGGCAAACATATCCAATGCGGGTCCGGTGAAGGTTCCTCTCTTCAAAGCTTGGTGGCAAAAGTGtgtcaaatatttaaaacatttatgAGTCAAATCGCAAACGTATTGATTGTCGCATTTGGATATTTGCTTCGTGATGTTCCATGCTGCGTACACGTACTGTATCACGGATGTCCAGTGCTGAGACTCTACCAGTCGTTTTCCCTGATCTATAATAGCTTTCTGTATGAAATCAAGATATGATTAATAACAAATTCAAATGATATAGCTTGAACCATCAAGcaacattgaaaaaaaaaacactgcaTACAAAGCACCTGAAAAACATCTAAATGAATATGCGCATAATTATTCGTAGAATCATCCAGCTTGGATGACAACAAGCTCAGATGAATATTTTGCTTGAAATTATTTAGGGTGTCTATCAGTGGTTGCACATCCGCTGCTGGCATTTTCTTTAGAAGAATATTATGCAGCTTTTCCCCTTCTGGCAGCCCACTTTCTTCCTGTTCAGCAACCACGTCCATTATCATATCTACCAACTGCTCACGACTCAGACCTCTCAAACCACTCGCCAAGCTGCCACTGAATTGTGACTGAGAATTACTGGTAGTTGTCAGGAGTTGcgactttttcttcttctctggTGTTGTGAATTCAGACTCGTTCGGGTTACCCAGAGAAAGCCTTTTCCTAGGTGTGCTCCTCAATAGCATGCTGGTTGTTTTAGTCGGACTTTTCACAGGAGTACGATCCCTGGAACTTAAACTGAAAAAATCAAGCATCGATAGAATGGTTCGGTAGCAAAAGCAAAACCACGTATCATTTGTCCACGAAAAGAAGGCGCATGAAAGCTTGAAGAGAGCTACGCTCCACTACTTGGTATCCCTACTTCATGCTATACTTCTCGGAGATCCCCCATTGCTCCACTGTCAAAATGTGCACCTCCTTTTCGTGAAAGGATGATAGGTGGAATTAATTGATTTGGTCTGCTAGAGGCTTGTGTATCGATACGAAGATACTCACTTGAAGAGACTATTTCGTTTGCACGTATCGAGATCAGGCGACCAGACTATGGTCTTACGACGACGCCCTCGCTTCTGTATCACCAGTTCGTCGGGGCTGGGTGCAGGGCTCCAGGAGTCGGAGCCGTGTCGGCTGTTTAAAAAGTTGTCCATTGCATTCACTTCGGTGGAAACAGTCTCTCCTGAAACACGAGACGAAATTGAGAGAGACAAACAAGTGGGCCGCACGGAGACCTGTCGGTAACGCACCAGGCGACGATGAATTGTTGACAGGAATCACTGCCAGAGCTTGTCTGGCGGATCTTCGACGAGTTGCATCGGGTCTTCGGAGAAAGTCCCTTCTCGTTGgtgtattcatttttgtcacaataaACGAAAAACACTTCGAAATAAACGTTTCCCTCTCACGAAACGTATGCTCCGTTGACGCGTAAAATGTCAACGGCACTTTTCCACAAGAAATCGGCTTTCAACGATTACGCATGTTTCGCGAACGAGGTGAGTGCAATTGCTACTCAAAAATCCATTTAAAAAGCACAGGTTGTGTCATAGGAAATGAGCAATAACAAGGAAAAAACGATCACAACAACGCGTCAGTACTTGCTCGAGAATGGGATCAGAAATGGCGGGAAGAAAGCTGATTGGCCTCTCCCAATATAGACGCACACCTAACCTGTTGCGCACTATGGAAAGGCTGAGCGACGAAACTATATATACGTACTATTTTGTTCACAtggatatttaatttttatgcaCTTTTCAAGACACGAGTAACGATAAACGACGTCATTCAAATATTCTGTACGATGAAGTTAACATACTCTCGATGTTTTGTAATTGATATACTCATCGACAACCTGTTATAGTCATTCTACTACATATGTACTGAAACACGAACACTTGTTAGATTTGATCAATGGCGTCGATGCGATGAATACTATATTTGTAATAAAGTATACGTGGATTATTATAACATAAATAGTATGGTTAAACGCAaggaaaacaatttaaaatttatgGAGATTTAAGAGAATATCGTGTAACACAAGTTTGTTtatcaataacataattatttaaaattatgtaaTGGTTATGTATGCATCAAATGATGCTTGCCGATTATTGCATAAGGTACTATCCAAATTCCGGCAAGAATCATCTGCTCCGTAAATTCTACAAATAGCGCCATTACCTATAGCGGTGAAGCGTTTAAACTACAAGATTAAATTATCGACAGAGGGAACACCTGCGAATagcaccaccgacgagatatacatAAAGACTGCCAACCctcgtgttaaactgcgagcaccgacgagatatatataaagactgccagccttacgggagaatgtgtcgctcgaaaaatgcggtgttttctaccgccctctaggatagattttggctggagtaagaaacagaaggccaacgacggtatctcgtcggtgcagaagaccactaaggatattctcgtcggtgagaaggtgaatcatcacggaaccatatcgattgtAATAATTACTCGAAATAATCGTCTGCCAGTAACAGTTGGCTACCAGTTTGTACTTTTTGCCACTACGTGGGATGGCGTTGTACGGACCCCTGAACGGAGCAGTTGATTCTTGCCGAACTTAACATGACATTTTATGGCGAAGGCGGCACGAATGAATTGCGCCCTATATATGCCTATACTGTCTAATCAGTGTGTTGCTGTGTGCTGTGTTGTGTCGTATCTTCGGGGAATTGTATAGAACTCGTGTTTGTTAAATTGTTCCGATATTTACGTTTGTTACATCGTTTCCCTTAAAATCAGTTTAGAATTTTAAAAGATGACGACTCTTAGGCCTTTTACGTGTAACGACTTGTTCAAGTTCAACACTGTGTAAGTAGACAACTGTCTGTAGAAATATAGCAATAGCATTTCATAACCTAGGAGTAATTGTAATAATATAACCACACTTCGAATAATACTCTTCCTTTTCAGGAACTTAGATCCTCTTACGGAGACTGTATCCTTTAATTAATTTTACCTCTACTTTTGGACCATTGTTTAAtgtgttataaataaaatatcactTACCTGGAGCTTTCCTTACATCAGTGTCGTATGTAGTATGGACTCTCTTTTTATACACATTATTTGGCCCATTGGCCCGAGTATTTTCAAGTGGCAGAATCACCGAGTGGAGAAATTATGGGTTACAGTAAGTTCTAGTCCATTTACTTGAAAAATTCATGAATGAGCACGACTGAAACTTAGCCGTTTGCTTTCTTTGAATACTGCCAAAGTTATGGGAAAGGCAGAGGGGTACAGGGAGGAATGGCATGGTCACATAACTGCTCTCACAGTCTCTTCTAGTTATAGAAGATTAGGTCTGGCTGCGATGCTAATTAAATCTCTGGAAGAGATTTCGGAAAAGTGAGTGAATTGCGAACACTCCATAATCTTGGGAACCATTGttgaatatataaatatatatgtattttgtttTAGGAAACAAGCCTATTTTGTGGATCTTTTTGTCAGAGTCAGCAACAAGGTGGCAATCAAAATGTATAAACAGTTAGGATATATCGTGTATAGGACTATTTTAGAATATTATAATGGGGATCCTGACGAGGATGCTTTCGGTATAGAATCATGCCATTCTTTTTCTGCAGAATATATTTTCTACTTAGGAACTTAACATTTTCGGTACTCCTTCCAGACATGAGAAAAGCACTTTCTAGAGATGTGAACAAAAAATCGGTGATACCATTGACCCATCCGGTGACGCCAAAAGAAGTAGActgattatatatataaatatttatttgtgggATCGACGGAAAATAAATAACGCACTTCGAAGTAACATACGAAATGATTATTGTGATGAGACTTTTACTGCCTAAAAAGTGAATAAATAATCTCTTAAAATGCAGATCCGAGCAGTTTATTTCTTGTTTCTGTACAATAGTACAATGCTTTCTGCTATACACCGCTCGTGCCCTTTATGCGTCGTTTTTTAtgcgaataaataataaatagaaaTGTAAGGTGGTAGGCTCAGTAGAATTACCGCGGACAGCTTGAATACGATCGTAGGAAATTTCTATGACGattgtttgaatttttttatcGGCTGCCCGATTCCTTTCTCTTCTCTCGTTCTACTATACTTAGGATACTTAAGCCTAACGTGATATTTACAGAATCAGTGACTTTACTGCATCATAATACAACGGCGCTACGCACCTGAATAGTAgcattattttttttctttcttataatcgcgtattataaaaattaaagacaAAATGTCGTTCTTGCATATCTTTGTACTGCTCCCAGTAATCTGAGGTTCGAtcgtttcattttcatttctcattaactcttcttcttcgtcatcatcatcttcatttttatataaattcttCAATGCGCTAAACGAAGCCGTGCATAAAATTTACTTTGTCTATTCTGCTCAGAGAGGCACAATCATACTCAGCCTATCCCaggaattacaaaaattatatagaagtctTGTACCATATTGCACGAAAGCCCTACATTCAACTttgctttattttatttctggttACTAAAGAGAAGGAAGACATTTGCTAGTTACGTAGGACACGTCAAGCGCGTACAAAACTTCTATAGTATCGACGGGATCACACCGTGTTCGATTAGTACaaaattgttgttgttgttgttggttGTTGTTGCACATACAATTACGCAGGAACGATATACTAATCGTCAAAGAAAAAATCGCGTTCCCATTTTTTACATCTATTTGGTCGTGTCCTTATATAAAACGAACTTATTCCCTTAGACgttaaataaatagaaaatatgaGAGACTAGTTGTTATCAAAATAACATGACAATTAAAATGTAActtccgttcgttcgttcgttcgtcgtTATTCCATATAGAAACTGTTCCACCCATACACGATTGAGCTTCAAACGAGATTTACCGGTTTCAATACTGTCTGTACTTACTGTCCGAAATACCGGTCGTTCCAACGATTCAGATTACAAAATACTCAAAAAGTCGTAGAATGTTACGGGACTTACTAAACGAAACGACTATATCGCGTATCATACAACTCATAAACGAAACGTAGAATCTTAACATCGACAGTAGGTACAGGTGTTGCTGCGTCTAACACATGTCTTGCGTTtgaaagaaacgaaaagaaaagaaaaaaataaatcaGAAACGTTGCACACTCATCTACCCAGTTGACAACGATCGCGTGCGTTCTTGTTTGTGTTGCAGTCGATTTGGCAAGAATCAGGAATCCTCCTTTCGATGTGTTCTTGCGtagaaaaaacaaaacaaagatACGTCGCTGCATCGCTCGCTAGACTTCTAAACATTCAGTTAACTCCGATTAATTATATACATAATACACGATACAccgcttttttattttttgttgttACGTAGGTTTCATCTAACGCTAAACACGTTCGTCGAATTTGGTATATAAATACGGTAGCAAAAAGTCTCAGCGCGACGCCTCagcttcccccctccccccgaaacGAAACTATTTCGATGTAACTTTAGACATACTAACGTTACTTTTTAGGCAGTGTTTGCGAATCGtttttcaattgattttttcagtCACCCACATTGACGATAATGTGGACCACACAATGTCTCCGTGTCTCGTGTCTTGTCTACGTGACTGTGTATTCGTGTGCACGTGTATCTGTGTCTGTCCTCGCATGCTGTCGGATATTTACAAGTATGTACGTCGTTCGTAAGCATCGTTTTCTAATTTACACAAAAAACGCAAACTAAAATTAACTACAGCGCACGCTGTCGCGCGTCATCCGGTTCCTTTTACTCGCAGCGTTCCTTTCGCGAGGACACTTCTTATAATACAGAATGTAGTACCCTTCGAGTGTAAAGTTAGTGCCTTGGCAGGATCAGACTTTCACGAACCGACTGCCTGTTCCCTTCTGCTTCTTTTACCGAATCGGATTACCAGTCTTCTTAAGGTCTTTGGTGATCTGGCGTTGACTTTAATATATCCGGTTGCGTTGGAAGACAGCTCGAACCTGATTCAAGTATTACTTTATTAACAAATAGAAACAATTGTAAAGAGGTCGGAGCAGGTGTAGTTTTACAAACCAGTGGTAGGTCTGAGAGTAGACTTGATCGATCTGTGAGACCCGTTGCGGGTCAGCGTGTTCATTTGCGGCGTTCCGGGCAAAGCATGTCCCAAAGCGTTCATATAGTCGGCGATCAACAACGTTATTTCCAAAATCTGTGGAAATATAAGGAGGCATTAGATTTTTATGATTCGGCTCCTTAATTAActccttgcactacgatttattttgcgATTGCAATAATTAGAACTTCTTTTACGTTTCCAATTTACtaagaaaaaaatttatatttattgtatactgtttgaaatcttcatcacgagtctcgatgctatagtgcaaggggttaatggtcCAAAAGGGAGCACAGATTAATGTACCTTAGGCTTTGAAAGGGCGAATAACAGCTTCTGTTCAGCAGCCCCTTCGTCGGGGCAGGCGACAAGCATGAAGTCATCTAAGCAGCCACCGAACGTAACTATGTTAGCGTAATTGTAGCGGCACATGACCGCCATCGTTTGCAATTCGAGCAACGTTACACTGTCTTCGGAAACAGCTATCCACACGGTTATCGGTTCGCCTTGCTTCAACTGCGAAAACAAGTTAGAATTTTTAGATAAATTTAGGAGACAGTCTTTGGTAAATTGAGGATCTCTTTTTCGCTTACCTTTGCTTGATAAAGTGTAGCTCCAAAGAAAGGCCACTTTCTGGTGCAAGTCAAATATATACGAACACAGTCTAATACGCTACGACCTTTCAAGCTGATCCACTTCTCTTGCAGTCTCTCTTGTAGTTCCCTGCAACATAACATCAGCTCCTATTGAAAGATCTATC from Halictus rubicundus isolate RS-2024b chromosome 2, iyHalRubi1_principal, whole genome shotgun sequence carries:
- the Naa20a gene encoding N-alpha-acetyltransferase 20 A, with translation MTTLRPFTCNDLFKFNTVNLDPLTETYGLSFYTHYLAHWPEYFQVAESPSGEIMGYIMGKAEGYREEWHGHITALTVSSSYRRLGLAAMLIKSLEEISEKKQAYFVDLFVRVSNKVAIKMYKQLGYIVYRTILEYYNGDPDEDAFDMRKALSRDVNKKSVIPLTHPVTPKEVD
- the LOC143365546 gene encoding uncharacterized protein LOC143365546 isoform X3, which encodes MNTPTRRDFLRRPDATRRRSARQALAVIPVNNSSSPVNAMDNFLNSRHGSDSWSPAPSPDELVIQKRGRRRKTIVWSPDLDTCKRNSLFNLSSRDRTPVKSPTKTTSMLLRSTPRKRLSLGNPNESEFTTPEKKKKSQLLTTTSNSQSQFSGSLASGLRGLSREQLVDMIMDVVAEQEESGLPEGEKLHNILLKKMPAADVQPLIDTLNNFKQNIHLSLLSSKLDDSTNNYAHIHLDVFQKAIIDQGKRLVESQHWTSVIQYVYAAWNITKQISKCDNQYVCDLTHKCFKYLTHFCHQALKRGTFTGPALDMFADRLDTMLADCEDIKVCLQLISEAKNNET
- the LOC143365546 gene encoding uncharacterized protein LOC143365546 isoform X2, producing the protein MNTPTRRDFLRRPDATRRRSARQALAVIPVNNSSSPGETVSTEVNAMDNFLNSRHGSDSWSPAPSPDELVIQKRGRRRKTIVWSPDLDTCKRNSLFNSRDRTPVKSPTKTTSMLLRSTPRKRLSLGNPNESEFTTPEKKKKSQLLTTTSNSQSQFSGSLASGLRGLSREQLVDMIMDVVAEQEESGLPEGEKLHNILLKKMPAADVQPLIDTLNNFKQNIHLSLLSSKLDDSTNNYAHIHLDVFQKAIIDQGKRLVESQHWTSVIQYVYAAWNITKQISKCDNQYVCDLTHKCFKYLTHFCHQALKRGTFTGPALDMFADRLDTMLADCEDIKVCLQLISEAKNNET
- the LOC143365546 gene encoding uncharacterized protein LOC143365546 isoform X1 → MNTPTRRDFLRRPDATRRRSARQALAVIPVNNSSSPGETVSTEVNAMDNFLNSRHGSDSWSPAPSPDELVIQKRGRRRKTIVWSPDLDTCKRNSLFNLSSRDRTPVKSPTKTTSMLLRSTPRKRLSLGNPNESEFTTPEKKKKSQLLTTTSNSQSQFSGSLASGLRGLSREQLVDMIMDVVAEQEESGLPEGEKLHNILLKKMPAADVQPLIDTLNNFKQNIHLSLLSSKLDDSTNNYAHIHLDVFQKAIIDQGKRLVESQHWTSVIQYVYAAWNITKQISKCDNQYVCDLTHKCFKYLTHFCHQALKRGTFTGPALDMFADRLDTMLADCEDIKVCLQLISEAKNNET